The following proteins are co-located in the Blochmannia endosymbiont of Camponotus sp. genome:
- the gutQ gene encoding arabinose-5-phosphate isomerase GutQ, translated as MVIINDALLLEYAKETLEIEINEAQRMLDRLDESIVFACRILLDCTGKVAVSGIGKSGHIGKKIAASLASTGTPAFFVHPAEALHGDLGMIGTQDVVMFISYSGRACEIITLMPLLADSGIPVIAFTGDVTSPLAQGATCVLNIKIQREACPMELSPTSSAVNTLMMGDALTMALMRHRGFSLEQFARSHPGGRLGAQLLNCVHHLMRTGEHISKVFWKVTVMDAMFELSRTGLGLTAVCDNHNRVIGVFTDGDLRRWIVQGKSLDDPVDIAMTKPGYWIPKEWRASVALKALHHRKITAAPVVDKLGRLVGSINMHDLHQAGIE; from the coding sequence ATGGTAATAATTAATGATGCACTGTTATTGGAATATGCTAAAGAAACTTTAGAGATCGAAATTAACGAAGCTCAAAGAATGTTAGATAGGTTGGACGAGAGTATTGTGTTTGCTTGCCGTATATTGCTAGATTGCACAGGAAAGGTTGCTGTTTCTGGTATAGGTAAATCCGGCCATATTGGAAAAAAAATTGCTGCTTCTTTAGCTAGCACGGGTACTCCAGCTTTTTTTGTTCATCCCGCAGAAGCTTTGCACGGTGATTTAGGCATGATTGGAACACAAGATGTAGTAATGTTTATTTCTTATTCAGGTCGTGCTTGTGAAATCATTACTTTAATGCCGTTATTAGCGGATAGCGGTATTCCCGTGATCGCATTTACTGGAGATGTTACCTCTCCTTTAGCTCAAGGAGCTACATGTGTTCTTAATATAAAAATACAAAGAGAAGCCTGTCCTATGGAGCTTTCTCCAACTTCAAGCGCGGTTAATACTTTAATGATGGGCGATGCGTTAACAATGGCGCTTATGAGACACAGGGGTTTTAGTTTAGAACAATTTGCTCGATCTCATCCAGGAGGTAGATTAGGAGCTCAATTGCTAAATTGTGTACATCATTTGATGCGTACTGGAGAGCATATTTCGAAAGTTTTTTGGAAAGTTACAGTAATGGATGCTATGTTTGAGTTAAGTCGTACTGGGCTTGGATTAACTGCTGTGTGTGATAACCACAATCGTGTTATAGGAGTATTCACTGATGGAGATTTAAGGCGTTGGATAGTACAAGGTAAATCTCTTGATGATCCTGTCGATATTGCTATGACTAAGCCTGGATATTGGATTCCGAAAGAATGGCGCGCAAGCGTAGCATTAAAAGCTTTGCATCATCGGAAAATTACCGCGGCACCAGTCGTGGATAAATTAGGAAGGTTAGTTGGATCAATTAACATGCACGATTTACATCAAGCTGGAATAGAGTAA
- the pyk gene encoding pyruvate kinase, protein MSQQLRRTKIIATLGPATDKGNNLEKIIISGANIVRLNFSHGKTQEHFVRAEKVRKIASKLSTYIAILGDLQGPKIRISTFQGNKIYLKSGDNLLINAMMTNNNTGDHKCVGVDYEELAQDVHPEDLLLLDDGRIQLKVVTIHNTKIYTKVIIGGILYNNKGLNKLGGGLSAKVLTDKDKIDIITAAQIGVDYLAISFPRSSIDLNCARKLIVDAGSHAKIISKIERAEVVASDETIDDIIHASDAVMVARGDLGVEIGEPELVGVQKKIIQRARALNRAVITATQMMESMIYNSMPTRAEVMDVANAVLDGTDAVMLSAETATGQYPSETVTAMANVCLGAEKNSNINFLSDISQKKKFNDIEEAIAISAMYTANHLTGVSAVIALTEFESTTLLMSRINSKLPIFALSQHKRTLNIVTLYKGVIPIYFNRIGNNVIDAKYASNLLRDKGLLLSGELVVVIQNDIYNKCDVINISHILQVE, encoded by the coding sequence ATGTCTCAACAATTGAGAAGAACTAAAATTATCGCTACTTTAGGTCCTGCTACAGATAAAGGTAACAACCTTGAAAAAATAATTATCTCAGGAGCAAATATCGTACGACTAAATTTTTCTCATGGAAAAACACAAGAACACTTTGTCCGAGCAGAAAAAGTACGGAAAATAGCCTCCAAACTAAGTACATACATTGCTATTCTCGGAGATTTACAAGGACCTAAAATCCGTATCTCAACTTTTCAAGGAAACAAAATATATTTAAAATCTGGAGATAACTTGTTAATTAATGCCATGATGACGAACAACAATACAGGTGATCACAAATGCGTAGGCGTTGATTACGAAGAACTCGCGCAAGACGTACACCCAGAGGATTTACTTCTATTAGATGATGGAAGAATTCAGTTAAAAGTTGTAACAATCCATAATACTAAAATATATACTAAAGTAATTATTGGAGGTATATTATACAACAACAAAGGCTTAAACAAATTAGGAGGGGGGCTTTCAGCAAAAGTCTTAACAGACAAGGACAAAATTGATATTATTACCGCGGCTCAAATTGGAGTTGACTACCTAGCGATATCATTTCCCCGTAGCAGTATAGATTTAAATTGTGCACGAAAATTAATTGTCGATGCCGGCAGTCATGCAAAAATTATTTCTAAAATAGAACGCGCAGAAGTAGTTGCATCCGACGAAACAATAGACGATATCATCCACGCATCAGACGCAGTCATGGTAGCCCGAGGAGATTTAGGAGTAGAAATTGGAGAACCAGAACTAGTGGGTGTACAAAAAAAAATAATACAAAGAGCACGTGCTCTTAATCGCGCAGTCATTACCGCAACTCAAATGATGGAATCTATGATTTATAATTCTATGCCTACTCGCGCAGAAGTAATGGACGTAGCCAATGCAGTATTGGATGGCACTGACGCAGTTATGTTATCCGCTGAAACCGCTACAGGTCAATATCCATCTGAAACTGTAACAGCTATGGCTAATGTATGTTTAGGTGCCGAAAAAAATTCAAACATCAATTTTTTATCAGACATCAGCCAAAAAAAAAAATTTAATGATATCGAAGAAGCTATCGCTATATCGGCAATGTACACTGCTAATCATCTAACAGGAGTAAGCGCTGTTATTGCTTTGACTGAATTTGAAAGTACTACGTTATTGATGTCTCGTATCAATTCAAAATTACCTATTTTTGCGCTATCCCAACACAAACGCACTTTAAATATAGTTACTCTCTACAAAGGAGTTATTCCTATTTATTTTAATAGAATAGGGAATAACGTGATAGACGCCAAGTATGCTAGTAATTTGTTACGCGACAAAGGACTTCTGCTATCTGGTGAATTAGTGGTTGTGATACAAAATGATATATACAATAAGTGTGATGTAATTAATATTAGTCACATTCTACAAGTAGAATAA
- the aspS gene encoding aspartate--tRNA ligase, with amino-acid sequence MRTAYCGQLNLAHVGLEVTLCGWINKYRNFGGLIFIDLRDREGYVQVCFDVNHNKEVCISATKLKQEFCIQLIGMVRARPKNQINSNISTGAIEVIAKKFSILNISDPLPLDISKNNIEENRLKYRYLDLRRSIMFYRIKTRSRIMSIVHRFMELEGFLNIETPMLTKVTPEGSRDYIVPSRLHTGKNYALPQSPQIFKQLLMVSGFDRYYQITKCFRDEDSRANRQPEFTQIDIETSFMTTQKIRELMEIFIRIIWREILNVELGVFSQFTYSEVMQRFGSDSPDLRNPIEMFDVSYLFKSTQNRLSFIRANNIDVEVIAMKVPNGRQLTQRQIDEYIDYSKKCGLKELMWVKVQFSENDITKKEIQGSVTNFIDNLTLDIILNKINIKNNDILFFGFNDNKNQSITKMLSSLRLKLGNDLCLIKKDSWAPLWIIDFPMFKKNSHGEYISMHHMFTSPKNCDVQMLKKDPLLVISEAYDMVINGCEIGSGSARIHSFDIQQAVFNILGITKNDQKKKFGYFMDALKYGAPPHAGLAFGLDRIAMLLTGSKSIREVIAFPKTTASVDIMANAPD; translated from the coding sequence ATGCGTACTGCATATTGCGGTCAATTAAATTTGGCTCATGTGGGTTTAGAGGTTACATTATGCGGGTGGATCAATAAATATCGTAATTTTGGTGGGTTAATTTTTATTGATTTGCGTGATAGAGAAGGATATGTACAGGTTTGTTTTGATGTGAATCACAACAAAGAAGTGTGTATATCTGCTACTAAATTGAAACAAGAATTTTGTATACAGTTAATAGGTATGGTTCGTGCACGTCCTAAAAACCAAATTAATAGCAATATATCTACTGGTGCTATTGAAGTAATAGCGAAAAAATTTTCTATTCTTAATATTTCTGATCCATTACCATTGGATATCAGTAAAAATAATATTGAAGAAAATAGATTAAAGTATCGCTATCTTGATTTAAGACGTTCTATTATGTTTTATCGAATAAAAACTCGATCGCGTATTATGTCAATTGTTCATCGTTTTATGGAATTAGAGGGATTTTTGAATATTGAAACGCCGATGTTAACAAAAGTTACTCCAGAGGGTTCTCGTGATTATATTGTTCCTAGTAGATTACACACGGGTAAAAATTATGCTTTACCTCAATCACCTCAAATATTTAAACAATTGTTAATGGTTTCTGGTTTTGATAGATATTATCAGATTACTAAATGTTTTCGGGATGAAGATTCACGTGCAAATCGTCAGCCAGAGTTTACTCAAATAGATATTGAAACTTCTTTTATGACAACACAAAAAATACGAGAACTTATGGAAATTTTTATTCGTATTATTTGGCGTGAAATTTTAAACGTAGAATTGGGAGTATTTTCTCAGTTTACATATTCTGAAGTGATGCAACGTTTTGGATCTGATTCTCCAGATTTAAGAAATCCAATAGAAATGTTTGATGTATCATATTTATTTAAGTCAACACAAAATAGGTTGTCATTTATTAGAGCAAATAATATTGATGTTGAGGTAATAGCTATGAAGGTACCTAATGGTAGACAACTAACACAAAGACAAATCGATGAGTATATTGATTATTCTAAAAAATGTGGTTTGAAGGAATTAATGTGGGTTAAGGTTCAATTTAGTGAAAATGATATTACTAAAAAAGAAATTCAAGGATCAGTTACTAATTTTATAGATAATTTAACTTTAGATATTATTCTAAATAAAATTAATATTAAAAATAATGACATTTTGTTTTTTGGGTTTAATGATAATAAAAACCAATCTATCACAAAAATGTTAAGTTCTTTAAGATTAAAATTAGGTAATGATCTGTGTTTAATTAAGAAAGATTCTTGGGCTCCGTTGTGGATAATAGATTTCCCGATGTTTAAAAAAAACAGCCATGGGGAATATATATCTATGCATCATATGTTTACTTCTCCAAAAAATTGTGACGTTCAAATGTTAAAGAAAGATCCGTTATTAGTCATTTCAGAAGCTTATGATATGGTGATTAATGGTTGCGAGATTGGTAGTGGATCAGCGCGTATTCATTCATTTGATATACAACAAGCAGTATTTAATATTTTAGGTATTACTAAAAACGATCAGAAAAAAAAATTTGGGTATTTCATGGATGCATTAAAATATGGAGCGCCTCCACATGCTGGTTTAGCATTTGGATTGGATCGGATAGCTATGTTACTAACTGGATCTAAGAGCATTCGGGAGGTGATTGCGTTTCCTAAAACTACAGCATCAGTAGATATAATGGCTAATGCACCTGATTAA
- the murJ gene encoding murein biosynthesis integral membrane protein MurJ — translation MNLLKSLTAISFITILSRILGFIRDTIMARMFGVSIMTDAFFIAFKLPNLLRRIFAEGAFYQVFLPILSEYQCRESKEEIRLFISRVSALLIVTVTVVVFIGLLIAPWIIMVIAPGFNSSSEKFIMTIEMFRVMLPYILLVSLTSLMGAILNACNFFVVPAFTPIFLNISMISYMLFTGYSYFYIPIMGLAWSVIVGGVLQCLYCLLFLKKINMLVTPKMQFYDNRVYRICRSMVPAVIAVSSSQVSLIINTVFASFLRDGSVSWMYYADRLMELPIGVFGVTLSTILVPYLSRFISRKNYGDYFYLMNWGMRLCFIFSLPSALILGVLSEPLVITLFKYGKFLEFDVLMTQYSVIAYAIGLPGLIFTKVLTSGFYALRDIKTPVYIVIIVLFFTQFINLVCINTLKHVVFSFSVSLGAWLNAGLLYWKFKKKYLFQLQAGWLCFCCQLMIALFVMYIVCIGLLTYVSSWDQGNIVYRLIKMIGVLILVSSSYGITLWGVGMRLKDFIFLSKDLY, via the coding sequence ATGAACCTGTTAAAGTCTTTGACCGCGATAAGTTTTATAACTATTTTATCTCGTATTTTGGGTTTTATTAGAGATACTATCATGGCTCGAATGTTTGGAGTCAGTATTATGACAGATGCATTCTTTATTGCTTTTAAGTTGCCTAATTTATTAAGACGTATTTTTGCTGAAGGAGCATTTTATCAAGTTTTTCTTCCTATATTATCAGAATATCAATGTCGAGAAAGTAAAGAAGAAATACGATTGTTTATTTCTAGAGTATCTGCCTTGTTAATAGTTACTGTAACAGTTGTAGTATTCATTGGTTTGTTGATAGCGCCTTGGATTATTATGGTTATTGCTCCAGGTTTTAATAGTTCTTCAGAAAAATTTATTATGACTATTGAGATGTTTCGAGTGATGCTTCCTTATATTTTATTAGTATCATTGACATCATTAATGGGGGCGATTTTGAATGCTTGTAATTTTTTTGTAGTTCCAGCGTTCACTCCTATTTTTTTAAATATTAGCATGATAAGTTATATGTTATTTACAGGATATTCATATTTTTATATTCCTATTATGGGATTGGCTTGGTCAGTAATTGTAGGGGGAGTATTACAGTGTCTTTATTGTTTGTTATTTTTAAAAAAAATTAATATGTTAGTTACCCCAAAAATGCAATTTTATGATAATAGGGTATATAGAATATGCCGATCCATGGTGCCTGCTGTGATTGCGGTTTCAAGTAGTCAAGTATCATTAATTATTAATACTGTTTTTGCGTCTTTTTTAAGAGATGGTTCTGTTTCTTGGATGTATTATGCTGATAGGTTAATGGAATTACCTATTGGAGTTTTTGGTGTGACATTAAGCACTATTTTAGTGCCGTATTTATCTCGTTTTATTTCTAGGAAAAATTATGGAGATTATTTTTATTTAATGAATTGGGGTATGAGGTTATGTTTTATATTCAGTTTACCTAGCGCTCTTATTTTGGGTGTTTTGTCTGAACCGTTAGTAATAACGTTGTTTAAGTATGGAAAATTTTTAGAATTTGATGTGTTAATGACACAATATTCTGTAATTGCGTATGCAATCGGTTTGCCTGGGTTAATTTTTACCAAAGTATTGACATCTGGTTTTTATGCTCTCCGTGATATTAAAACCCCAGTGTATATAGTTATTATTGTGCTTTTTTTTACTCAATTTATAAATTTGGTATGCATTAATACATTAAAGCATGTTGTTTTTTCTTTTTCTGTCAGTTTGGGTGCATGGCTAAATGCAGGGTTGTTGTATTGGAAATTTAAAAAAAAATATTTATTCCAATTGCAAGCTGGATGGTTATGTTTTTGTTGCCAATTAATGATTGCTCTTTTTGTAATGTATATAGTATGCATAGGATTATTAACGTATGTATCTAGTTGGGATCAAGGAAATATCGTATATAGATTAATTAAAATGATAGGGGTTTTGATATTAGTTAGCAGTAGTTATGGTATAACGTTATGGGGTGTAGGCATGCGTCTAAAAGATTTTATTTTTTTGAGTAAAGATTTATATTGA
- the mdtH gene encoding multidrug efflux MFS transporter MdtH: MYTISKARRLGKYFLIIDNMFVVVGFYVVFPLISIYFVEQLGWGAFLVGFALGLRQFIQQGLGIFSGAFADKLGAKPMIVSGLFIRTLGFIIMSVANTPMLLCLSCMLSALGGTLFDPPRTALVIKLVRPWELGRFYSVLMLEDSMCAIIGIVLGTWLLQYNFKLVCFTGAILFFIAGVFNAWRLPAYKISSSHASLLEGIKKVLNNQRFVIYVFTLTGYYILSAQVMLMLPIRIHEVSGQLSYIKWMYIIEAILSLLLIMPITWWSEKYFKLETRLMVGLITMIISLFPIGLVKNLHTLLILISLFYIGSIIAEPARETLGALLTDYKARSSYIGFSKLSLALGGTVGYSGSGWLYDIGKAQNFMQLPWIILSIIGLITLLGLYCQFKYYSFQSLLSNHHDKKRKL; the protein is encoded by the coding sequence ATGTATACAATATCTAAAGCTAGAAGATTGGGTAAATATTTTTTAATTATAGATAACATGTTTGTAGTTGTAGGGTTTTATGTTGTTTTTCCACTGATTTCAATATATTTTGTCGAGCAACTAGGATGGGGTGCTTTTTTAGTAGGATTTGCTTTAGGACTAAGACAATTTATTCAGCAAGGACTAGGCATTTTTAGTGGCGCTTTTGCTGACAAATTAGGAGCTAAGCCTATGATTGTATCTGGGTTATTCATTCGTACTTTAGGGTTTATTATAATGAGCGTTGCAAACACCCCCATGCTACTATGTTTATCATGTATGTTATCGGCATTAGGTGGCACGTTATTTGATCCGCCACGTACTGCATTAGTAATCAAATTAGTACGTCCATGGGAATTAGGGAGGTTTTATTCTGTATTAATGCTAGAAGACAGTATGTGCGCCATCATCGGAATTGTGCTAGGTACATGGTTATTGCAATATAACTTCAAATTAGTATGTTTTACCGGAGCAATATTATTTTTTATCGCCGGAGTGTTTAATGCTTGGCGGTTACCTGCATACAAAATTTCTAGTTCCCATGCTTCATTATTAGAAGGAATAAAAAAAGTACTTAATAATCAACGATTTGTAATTTATGTCTTCACATTAACTGGTTATTACATTTTATCAGCTCAAGTAATGTTAATGTTACCCATTCGCATTCATGAAGTATCCGGTCAATTATCATATATCAAATGGATGTATATCATAGAAGCAATTTTATCTTTATTATTAATCATGCCTATAACTTGGTGGAGCGAAAAATATTTCAAATTAGAAACACGCTTGATGGTAGGATTAATAACTATGATAATTAGTTTATTTCCTATTGGATTAGTCAAAAACTTACATACTTTATTAATTCTAATTAGCTTATTCTACATAGGATCTATTATTGCCGAACCTGCAAGAGAAACTTTGGGAGCGCTATTAACGGACTATAAAGCACGTAGTAGTTACATAGGTTTTAGCAAATTAAGTCTAGCTTTAGGAGGTACTGTAGGATATAGTGGCAGTGGATGGTTATATGATATTGGGAAAGCACAAAATTTTATGCAATTACCTTGGATCATTTTAAGTATAATAGGCCTGATTACGTTATTAGGATTATATTGTCAATTTAAATATTATTCTTTTCAATCTTTACTTAGTAATCATCATGATAAGAAACGTAAACTGTGA
- the mepM gene encoding murein DD-endopeptidase MepM, translating into MHSIIVSAIKLLYRYMYKHYFVMLFVFLLMVMIVTVCEVFISCTLNKNKKNSNKALLIQNREFHQFEIMKNGKFFNSVIVRSNILKKHWYFNKSSQEINMYNYTVSQNEILSKILIKYSSNGIDASEITLLLQQYPELRQIKMGQILSWIIITKKKLQCLVWDIFPQEIRVYNRMDASFTEGIIKFVNQLNDGLSPSILFIGKLSGTFIDSARSLGIEENCIMDIINALQYQLDFHKLHQGDKFSVLISIMMNDDHSIKSTLLGARLYTAGKDYYVFRANNGKLYDREAVRLGSNFIRFPTLKPFRVSSNFNLNRLNPVTGQVSPHSGVDFAVPIGTPVVSVGDGEVIVSAYSKIAGNYVAIRHNCHCITRYMHLKKLLVKPGQRVKLGDSIALSGNTGRSTGPHLHFEIWINHRPVNPLTTTLLNIEKLSGPERTIYLNQVKEILSQLRFD; encoded by the coding sequence GTGCATAGTATTATTGTTAGTGCTATTAAGTTATTATATCGTTATATGTATAAGCATTATTTTGTAATGTTATTTGTGTTTCTATTAATGGTTATGATTGTAACGGTTTGCGAAGTTTTTATTTCATGTACGTTAAATAAAAATAAAAAAAATTCTAATAAAGCACTTCTTATTCAGAACCGTGAGTTTCATCAATTTGAAATTATGAAAAATGGAAAATTCTTCAATAGTGTCATAGTTCGTTCTAATATTTTGAAGAAACACTGGTATTTTAATAAATCATCACAAGAAATAAACATGTATAACTATACAGTATCTCAGAATGAGATATTGAGTAAAATTTTAATAAAATATAGCAGCAATGGTATCGATGCTTCTGAAATTACTCTTTTACTACAACAGTATCCAGAATTAAGACAGATAAAAATGGGGCAAATACTTTCTTGGATAATAATTACAAAAAAAAAATTACAATGTTTAGTTTGGGATATTTTTCCGCAGGAAATTCGTGTCTACAATCGTATGGATGCTAGTTTTACAGAAGGAATTATTAAATTTGTAAATCAATTAAATGATGGGTTATCTCCTTCAATTTTATTTATAGGTAAATTAAGCGGAACATTTATTGATAGTGCTCGTTCTTTAGGTATAGAGGAAAATTGCATTATGGATATAATTAATGCATTACAATATCAATTAGATTTTCACAAACTACATCAGGGAGATAAATTTTCTGTGTTAATATCGATAATGATGAATGATGACCATAGTATTAAAAGCACATTACTTGGAGCGAGATTGTATACTGCTGGTAAAGATTACTATGTATTTCGTGCAAATAACGGTAAATTGTATGATCGTGAAGCTGTGAGATTAGGAAGTAATTTTATACGATTTCCTACATTAAAACCATTTCGTGTGTCTTCTAATTTTAATTTAAATAGATTAAATCCTGTGACTGGTCAAGTGTCTCCTCATTCTGGAGTTGATTTTGCCGTACCAATAGGTACTCCTGTTGTATCTGTAGGGGATGGAGAAGTTATCGTCAGCGCATATAGCAAAATTGCTGGTAATTATGTGGCAATTAGGCACAATTGCCATTGTATCACTCGATATATGCATTTAAAAAAGTTATTAGTTAAACCTGGACAAAGAGTTAAATTAGGCGACAGCATAGCGCTATCCGGAAATACAGGTCGATCGACAGGACCTCATTTACATTTTGAAATATGGATCAATCATCGTCCCGTAAACCCATTGACTACTACATTATTAAATATTGAGAAGCTATCAGGCCCTGAACGTACGATATATTTAAATCAAGTAAAAGAAATTCTTTCTCAATTACGTTTTGATTAG
- the argS gene encoding arginine--tRNA ligase — protein MNIQKFLLKKIHQALRAITNESFFHLIQVQQSTKRKFGNYQINGLIAISNKLNIPVEELAKKFIKFINLNDVAHTIKLEKPGFINIFLNPTWISNQINNIFSASHLGITPATSKTIVIDYSGPNVAKEMHVGHLRSTVIGDSIARILSFLGHHVIRVNHIGDWGTQFGMLIAYIEKNTQTECLLNETIQLSTLEHFYREAKKKYDIDPDFAELSRSYVLKLQKGDRYYRQIWKRLVEISILSNQNIYVRLNINLKKSDIIGESFYNDMLPNIVSDLKNKGLAVTSNGATVVLLEKHHNKHGTPFGVIVQKKDGAYLYSTTDIACIKYRCKVLHADRIIYYIDSRQKQHLIQAWEIADKAGYIGKSVLLEHHMCGMLLGKDGKPFKTRSGNALKLKTLLDEALERARCLISNKNPNLKYTEINKLAHIISIGAIKYSELSKNRTTDYIFDWNNMLNFEGNTAPYVQYACTRIFSIFKRSKQPNFQLKKNNIQLETEEEMLLAICLLQFEETIVAVSNQGTPHMLCSYLYKLSVLFSSFYENCPIIKAHNTHTKYSRLKLALITGRILKKGLNLLGIKTVRHM, from the coding sequence ATGAATATTCAAAAATTTTTATTAAAAAAAATTCATCAAGCTTTACGTGCAATTACAAATGAATCCTTTTTTCATCTGATACAAGTACAACAATCAACAAAAAGAAAATTTGGGAACTATCAAATTAATGGATTAATAGCTATCTCTAATAAATTAAATATACCTGTGGAAGAACTCGCTAAAAAATTCATAAAATTTATTAATTTAAATGATGTTGCTCATACAATAAAACTTGAAAAACCAGGATTTATTAATATATTTTTAAATCCAACATGGATATCCAATCAAATTAATAATATTTTTTCCGCATCTCATTTAGGTATTACTCCAGCTACATCAAAAACTATTGTTATTGACTATTCTGGACCAAATGTTGCAAAAGAAATGCATGTTGGGCATTTGCGTTCAACTGTTATCGGAGATAGTATTGCACGCATCTTATCTTTTTTAGGGCATCATGTCATTCGAGTCAACCACATAGGGGATTGGGGTACTCAATTCGGTATGCTGATCGCCTATATAGAGAAAAACACACAAACTGAATGTTTACTAAATGAAACTATACAATTATCTACGTTAGAACATTTTTACCGAGAAGCTAAAAAAAAATATGATATTGATCCTGATTTTGCTGAATTATCTCGAAGTTACGTTCTAAAACTGCAAAAAGGCGATCGATATTATCGTCAAATATGGAAACGTCTAGTAGAAATTTCCATTTTAAGCAATCAAAACATATACGTACGATTAAATATTAACTTAAAAAAAAGCGACATTATAGGAGAAAGTTTTTATAATGATATGCTTCCTAACATTGTGTCAGATTTAAAAAATAAAGGCTTAGCCGTCACAAGTAATGGAGCTACTGTGGTACTTCTCGAGAAGCATCATAACAAACACGGTACTCCTTTTGGGGTCATTGTTCAAAAAAAAGACGGAGCTTATTTATACAGCACTACTGATATTGCTTGCATAAAATATCGTTGCAAGGTACTACATGCCGATAGAATTATTTACTATATTGATTCTCGGCAAAAACAACATCTAATACAAGCATGGGAAATTGCTGATAAAGCAGGTTATATAGGAAAATCAGTATTATTAGAACACCATATGTGTGGTATGTTACTTGGGAAAGACGGTAAGCCATTTAAAACACGATCTGGAAACGCACTGAAATTAAAAACATTATTAGATGAAGCTTTAGAACGCGCTCGTTGTTTAATATCAAACAAAAACCCTAATTTAAAATATACTGAAATCAATAAACTAGCACATATTATTAGTATAGGCGCTATTAAATATTCTGAGCTATCAAAAAATCGTACTACAGATTATATATTTGATTGGAATAACATGTTAAACTTCGAAGGAAATACGGCGCCTTATGTACAATATGCATGTACCAGGATTTTTTCTATTTTTAAACGATCTAAACAACCTAATTTTCAATTAAAAAAAAATAATATTCAATTAGAAACTGAAGAAGAAATGTTGTTAGCAATTTGTTTACTTCAATTTGAAGAAACGATTGTTGCAGTATCAAATCAAGGAACTCCTCACATGCTATGTTCTTATTTATATAAATTATCCGTATTATTTTCCTCCTTTTATGAAAATTGTCCCATTATCAAAGCGCATAATACACATACAAAATATAGTAGATTAAAATTAGCATTAATTACTGGTCGTATTTTAAAAAAAGGATTAAATTTATTGGGAATTAAAACGGTAAGACATATGTGA